The following coding sequences are from one Haliotis asinina isolate JCU_RB_2024 chromosome 3, JCU_Hal_asi_v2, whole genome shotgun sequence window:
- the LOC137276757 gene encoding cubilin-like, with translation MRIGVFCSAVVCLVLFSRTDACNLEIITTRSPTNISSPGYPFKNYPKNTNCWWRIDASDEDSNVIVRVLDSTIEQSQNCTYDSLSIYDGPDATGPSLGRLCGRSRTSVISSGRSIYIVFKSDSSNQYKGFLLQFSETTRCGGELTATPEGTTFSSPGFPYWYANDMNCTWYFTAENENDTIVMTFDVIDVETSIHCDTASVSIYNDHDNNDEQLLAQVCDSTTPHLQSSRNKMRIDFTRAMDSSGTGFSLTFKTVKADVCKLTILSSTTPQYFVSPGYPDGYDSDLDCTWVIVALDQLYVQLDVIDSEIEGPDPSCSNDSVTVYGSMNFSSTALGTFCGNATPTYTSPNHGLFVKFKTDDVIEDKGFRIRYTSVRKIDQCGNTSLTAQTTSKYLQSPGYPNNYQNDDLCIWTITASSQSSMVRIVVLDSVLEGGYDCPYDSVTVYDGSSIHSSVIAVWCNTMTPTVQSTGYAMTLRFKTDDTNTFRGFRLKYFETTSPLPCGGHENALSYDQYITSPGYPGNYPPNKDCIWSVTSDFTQIKINVLDNQMEGLSCTNDNVTIIDGDGVSLIGELCGSNTPTIYSSGSSVTIRFHSDSTVSGRGFKLTYTGGDDFNPCGEQDISAEPWLDYITSPNYPYHYPRDTDCSWSINTGDVDMVVSVDVITSNLESSSSCSYDYIEFFDGYSDLDTSLGRYCGSDLPSKHSSGENMYIKFHSDNSNTDTGFKLSYEAKVRDSFSDPVNIGGIVGGTVGGFCFICIFIGILVTARKRNRPAVTQIRDNIVHNVSHGPYETTVTPAAFQPPPAYAQVVNSPPYPQPVATRDTAPIVTQVAD, from the exons ATGCATGCAACTTGGAAATAATTACAACGAGGTCACCCACAAATATCAGTTCACCGGGCTACCCTTTTAAAAACTATCCCAA GAATACGAACTGCTGGTGGAGGATCGATGCCAGTGACGAAGACAGCAACGTTATTGTGAGGGTTCTGGATTCAACCATCGAACAATCCCAAAATTGCACTTATGATAGTCTTTCAATTTATGATG GACCAGATGCTACGGGTCCTTCTCTTGGACGACTGTGTGGACGGAGCCGCACCTCTGTGATAAGCTCTGGTAGATCCATCTATATCGTCTTCAAATCCGACAGCAGTAACCAGTACAAGGGCTTCCTTCTTCAGTTTTCTGAAACAACAA GATGTGGAGGGGAGTTGACAGCAACACCTGAGGGAACAACCTTTTCATCACCCGGCTTTCCCTACTGGTATGCAAA CGACATGAACTGCACATGGTACTTCACGGCAGAGAATGAAAATGATACAATAGTCATGACGTTTGATGTGATTGATGTGGAGACAAGCATCCACTGTGACACTGCCTCGGTTTCCATCTACAACGACCACGACAACAACG ACGAACAGCTACTCGCGCAAGTCTGTGACTCGACCACGCCTCACCTTCAAagttccagaaacaaaatgaggATCGACTTTACTAGGGCTATGGACTCGTCAGGAACAGGATTCTCTCTGACATTCAAAACAGTGAAAG CTGATGTTTGCAAGCTGACAATCCTCTCTTCTACTACCCCGCAATACTTTGTATCGCCTGGATACCCAGATGGATATGATAG TGACTTGGATTGTACTTGGGTAATCGTGGCACTGGATCAGCTGTATGTTCAACTTGACGTCATCGACTCAGAAATTGAAGGCCCAGACCCGTCATGCAGCAACGACTCAGTGACTGTTTATGGAT CAATGAATTTTTCAAGCACTGCACTGGGAACGTTTTGTGGCAATGCCACACCGACGTACACATCGCCAAACCACGGCTTGTTTGTGAAATTTAAGACAGATGATGTGATTGAAGATAAAGGGTTCCGTATCAGATACACGAGTGTCAGAAAAATAG ACCAATGCGGGAATACATCTCTCACAGCTCAAACAACATCCAAGTATCTTCAGTCTCCGGGATATCCTAACAATTATCAAAA CGATGATCTTTGCATCTGGACGATAACGGCATCGTCGCAAAGTTCCATGGTCAGAATCGTGGTACTCGATTCTGTTCTTGAAGGGGGATATGACTGTCCCTACGACTCAGTGACGGTTTACGATGGTAG TAGCATACATTCAAGCGTGATAGCAGTATGGTGTAACACAATGACACCGACAGTACAGAGCACTGGATATGCAATGACGCTCCGGTTTAAGACAGACGACACCAATACATTCAGGGGCTTCAGACTCAAGTACTTTGAAACAACTA GTCCTTTGCCATGCGGTGGACATGAAAATGCCCTTTCTTACGATCAGTATATAACATCCCCAGGTTATCCCGGGAACTACCCACC AAACAAGGACTGCATTTGGTCTGTTACCTCAGACTTTACGCAAATCAAGATTAATGTTCTTGATAACCAGATGGAAGGACTCTCCTGTACAAATGACAACGTTACGATCATAGATG GAGATGGAGTGTCATTAATTGGGGAGCTCTGCGGGTCTAACACACCAACAATATACAGTTCTGGTTCGTCTGTCACAATAAGGTTCCACTCAGACTCTACAGTCTCTGGCAGAGGCTTCAAGTTAACATATACAGGAGGCGATGATTTCAACC CATGTGGTGAACAAGATATCTCCGCTGAGCCCTGGTTAGACTACATTACCTCGCCCAACTATCCGTACCACTACCCACG CGACACTGACTGTTCGTGGTCAATCAATACGGGGGACGTTGACATGGTGGTGTCCGTTGACGTTATTACTTCGAACTTGGAGTCTTCTAGCAGCTGTTCCTATGACTACATCGAGTTTTTCGAtg GCTACTCTGACCTAGACACATCACTTGGACGATATTGCGGCAGCGATCTTCCCTCAAAGCACAGCTCTGGAGAAAACATGTACATCAAGTTCCACTCTGATAATTCCAACACAGACACTGGTTTTAAGTTGTCGTATGAAGCCAAGGTCCGTGACAGCT TTTCAGACCCAGTCAACATCGGTGGTATTGTTGGAGGAACTGTCGGTGGATTCTGCTTCATTTGCATTTTCATTGGCATATTAGTAACAGCAAGAAAAAGAAACCGTCCAGCGGTCACCCAAATCCGAGACAACATCGTACACAATGTCAGTCATGGGCCCTATGAAACTACAGTTACTCCGGCCGCCTTTCAGCCACCCCCTGCATACGCCCAGGTGGTCAATTCCCCTCCCTATCCCCAGCCCGTTGCTACGAGAGACACCGCCCCCATCGTAACCCAAGTAGCCGACTGA